A genomic window from Peptococcaceae bacterium includes:
- the wbaP gene encoding undecaprenyl-phosphate galactose phosphotransferase WbaP: protein MNDLFVLYAALMAAYSICVNILPHFLRVESKAGLTLMQNLWWIPLLCMVVMAYEGLYYKRCSYWHEVKLIVKAVTLAMFLTMIFLFIFNGGGNAAKLIILLTYFFVMIFQPLGRYFIKNCLNKAGFWVKPVLALGNEKTIMILARGFAREKTMGYRLVGSLLEHAGSKESPAYNGSFIPVLGTFTDVEVVLEKSGVRDVVVAVPGMSSEALVKLINRLRQIPASVLLVPDLFGVPMPDTEISCLFDEKTLFLSMKNNLASRWNRVLKRTFDLLVGSIVLVLAAPAMLLIAAAIKLDSPGKVFFNHDRIGKGGKMFKCIKFRTMVENSGEVLEKLLVENPQARQEWEKDFKLRNDPRITMTGRILRKTSLDELPQILNVIAGQMSLVGPRPIIAKEIEKYGQYFEDYITVPPGVTGLWQVSGRNDVDYGERVLLDSWYVKNWSLWLDVTILIRTVGVVLGRRGAY from the coding sequence ATGAATGACCTTTTTGTTCTTTATGCTGCATTAATGGCTGCTTATTCCATCTGCGTTAATATACTGCCCCATTTTTTACGAGTGGAAAGCAAAGCGGGATTAACATTGATGCAGAACTTGTGGTGGATACCGTTACTCTGCATGGTTGTCATGGCCTATGAAGGATTGTACTATAAACGCTGTTCATACTGGCATGAAGTGAAACTGATTGTAAAAGCTGTTACTCTGGCGATGTTTCTAACAATGATATTCCTGTTTATCTTCAACGGCGGCGGTAATGCAGCCAAACTTATAATTCTACTCACTTACTTTTTTGTTATGATTTTTCAGCCGCTGGGCAGATACTTTATTAAAAACTGTTTGAATAAAGCGGGTTTTTGGGTTAAGCCGGTACTAGCGCTGGGAAATGAAAAAACAATTATGATCCTGGCAAGAGGGTTCGCGCGGGAGAAAACCATGGGTTACAGGCTTGTCGGCAGCTTGCTCGAACATGCCGGAAGTAAGGAATCCCCAGCATATAATGGATCATTCATACCGGTTTTAGGAACGTTCACCGATGTGGAAGTTGTACTGGAAAAGAGCGGGGTGCGCGATGTGGTCGTTGCCGTTCCGGGCATGAGCAGTGAAGCGCTGGTTAAGCTGATAAACCGGCTGCGGCAAATACCGGCAAGCGTTCTCCTGGTTCCCGATCTCTTTGGAGTGCCCATGCCTGACACTGAAATCAGCTGCCTTTTTGATGAAAAAACATTGTTTTTATCTATGAAAAACAATCTTGCTTCCAGATGGAACCGGGTGTTAAAAAGAACGTTTGATCTGTTGGTAGGCAGTATTGTTTTGGTTTTGGCTGCCCCGGCAATGCTGCTTATTGCTGCGGCTATAAAACTTGACTCGCCGGGAAAAGTTTTCTTTAACCATGATCGTATCGGTAAGGGCGGCAAAATGTTTAAGTGCATCAAATTCAGGACCATGGTTGAAAATTCTGGAGAAGTTCTGGAGAAGTTACTTGTTGAGAATCCTCAGGCCAGGCAGGAATGGGAAAAAGATTTCAAATTACGCAACGATCCAAGAATTACCATGACGGGTAGAATTTTGAGAAAGACCAGCTTGGATGAACTTCCGCAGATTCTGAACGTTATAGCTGGACAAATGAGCCTTGTCGGTCCTCGACCTATAATTGCCAAGGAGATAGAAAAATACGGTCAGTATTTTGAGGATTATATAACCGTTCCCCCCGGCGTAACCGGTTTATGGCAGGTGAGCGGCAGGAATGATGTGGATTATGGAGAGAGGGTCCTGCTGGATTCATGGTATGTAAAAAACTGGTCGCTGTGGCTTGATGTAACGATTTTAATAAGGACAGTTGGGGTTGTGCTGGGCAGGAGAGGCGCGTATTGA
- a CDS encoding heparinase II/III family protein, whose product MKRELPARIKDKAFSITNLYVLKFKYLPPANICVNNVEFRLPKKLGEETKEYLASTLVKGNACIFGYESGIKLYKHMDSGYQNRYWWKIDISKLQEDPKYIWEVNRHQFLPVWALAFHFEDYALLADMKFREYISKWMAANPPEKGLNWCSNLEIAVRAISWALSYWIRKPAKDDFWDEFLKVLYHHGVHIEQHLFYSRACIPNNHLLGEVSALTILGILFNKAEWIDYRHDLEMLISKQFYDDGVNFEQSINYHKFSLQFIILVNILLKKIGVSFKESSQRVIERAGEFIQWTKKPNGSWPNIGDNDNGMVCRLPGKRDAHSDDGGIHVLRSAPKLELPDSQPYDPKGTCKAFPQGGYYIKRTGWGADDSFLLIKCGPHLYHAHADLLHLEYSFKGEDVFVDSGTFQYNNVRALRRYFRGTFAHNTVAIPKHDQSRQYKIFRWLQKAAILSIKHDESLNRFEALIEYGTCKVLHKRIMKTNDSLDNIQLIDEIHGSSKAYLLLHIEPGNRIELFGNSAQVITTKGNEIQVEFFTKDQITVCTAELPYSTNYGVLKKHQAIIVSIRGAANSLKIQTRVRAFENNQ is encoded by the coding sequence ATGAAAAGAGAGCTGCCGGCAAGGATTAAGGATAAAGCGTTTTCTATAACCAATTTATATGTTCTGAAATTTAAATACCTTCCGCCTGCGAATATTTGTGTTAATAATGTTGAATTTCGGCTTCCGAAAAAATTAGGCGAGGAGACAAAGGAATACCTTGCTTCAACGTTAGTAAAAGGTAATGCCTGCATTTTTGGTTATGAATCAGGTATAAAACTATATAAGCATATGGATTCGGGATACCAGAACCGGTACTGGTGGAAAATAGACATATCAAAACTGCAGGAAGACCCCAAGTATATTTGGGAAGTGAACAGGCACCAGTTTTTACCGGTATGGGCACTGGCTTTTCATTTTGAAGATTACGCTTTGCTGGCGGACATGAAATTCCGTGAGTATATTTCCAAATGGATGGCCGCGAATCCGCCGGAAAAAGGCCTGAATTGGTGCAGCAACCTTGAAATCGCTGTTCGAGCGATCTCCTGGGCGTTAAGCTACTGGATAAGAAAACCTGCCAAGGACGATTTTTGGGATGAATTTCTTAAGGTGTTGTATCACCACGGGGTTCATATTGAGCAACATTTGTTCTACAGCCGCGCCTGCATTCCGAACAATCATTTGCTGGGTGAAGTGTCAGCCCTTACCATACTGGGAATACTTTTTAATAAAGCGGAATGGATAGATTACCGGCATGATTTGGAAATGTTAATATCTAAACAATTTTATGACGACGGGGTTAATTTTGAACAGTCCATCAATTACCACAAATTCTCTTTGCAGTTTATTATTTTAGTAAACATTTTATTGAAAAAGATCGGCGTTTCGTTTAAGGAATCTTCGCAAAGAGTAATCGAGAGGGCAGGAGAGTTTATTCAGTGGACTAAAAAACCGAACGGCAGCTGGCCCAATATTGGGGATAACGACAACGGCATGGTTTGCCGGTTGCCTGGCAAAAGGGATGCGCATTCGGATGACGGGGGAATTCATGTATTAAGAAGCGCTCCTAAACTTGAACTGCCGGACAGCCAACCTTACGACCCTAAAGGAACCTGCAAGGCGTTTCCCCAAGGGGGTTATTATATTAAACGAACAGGTTGGGGGGCCGACGACAGCTTTTTATTGATCAAGTGCGGCCCGCATCTCTACCATGCTCATGCTGATTTATTGCACCTTGAATACAGTTTTAAGGGAGAAGATGTTTTTGTTGATTCAGGCACTTTTCAGTACAATAACGTTCGCGCGTTAAGGCGGTATTTCCGGGGAACATTTGCCCATAACACCGTGGCCATACCCAAACATGACCAGAGCAGGCAGTACAAGATATTTAGATGGCTGCAAAAAGCCGCTATCCTTTCAATAAAACATGATGAGTCTTTAAATCGTTTTGAAGCGTTAATCGAATACGGCACTTGCAAAGTCTTACATAAGCGCATAATGAAAACAAATGATTCTTTGGACAACATTCAACTCATAGATGAGATTCACGGTAGCAGTAAAGCTTATTTATTACTGCATATTGAACCGGGTAATAGAATTGAATTGTTTGGGAATTCAGCCCAGGTGATTACAACGAAAGGAAACGAGATACAAGTAGAATTCTTCACGAAGGACCAGATAACGGTATGCACGGCGGAACTGCCGTATTCGACAAATTACGGTGTCTTAAAAAAACACCAGGCAATAATTGTTTCTATCCGCGGTGCTGCCAACAGCCTGAAAATACAAACCCGGGTTCGGGCTTTTGAAAACAATCAATAA
- a CDS encoding glycosyltransferase family 4 protein yields MKAAWRLADKLTKDYGVEVGMLGPSCSESYSGFINYRYDAGSAFSLNYYLSLIRCLQEFRPDVVHCMGLYTALLVLSAKSAFDYKVTVTVHHTRKELRGGIIARLFGKLIAQGIDHVNFLTEFQAEHYKQVHGFKPRKYSIIPNIVEAKKPDQETVQILRENLLKTMRSDYILCFAGRLIPSKQVDVFIKTVEILLSEGINCLGLIIGSGPEDYVNYLREESSKIKDKVVFTGFIYDPEKYLAASDCFLFPTMHPEALPNVIVECFLNSVPVVASPIKQLEGLVVHRVNGLVAKEHDAAEYARLVKSILLDRQLKKTVSESGYASYLNKLESSKVSKEYYDIYNSLVGG; encoded by the coding sequence GTGAAGGCCGCCTGGAGACTGGCAGATAAACTGACGAAAGATTACGGGGTTGAGGTGGGCATGTTAGGCCCATCATGCAGTGAAAGTTATTCCGGGTTTATTAACTACCGGTATGATGCCGGCAGCGCGTTCAGTTTGAATTATTATCTAAGCTTGATAAGGTGTTTGCAAGAATTCAGGCCCGACGTCGTTCATTGCATGGGACTGTACACAGCATTGCTGGTTTTGTCGGCAAAGAGCGCCTTTGACTATAAAGTAACGGTTACCGTTCACCATACCCGAAAAGAATTAAGAGGAGGCATTATCGCCAGGCTGTTCGGCAAATTAATAGCCCAAGGAATAGACCATGTCAATTTTTTAACTGAGTTTCAGGCGGAACACTATAAACAGGTGCATGGGTTCAAGCCCCGCAAGTATTCAATTATCCCCAACATTGTCGAAGCGAAAAAACCGGACCAAGAAACTGTCCAAATATTAAGAGAGAACTTATTAAAAACAATGCGCAGCGATTATATCCTGTGTTTTGCCGGCAGGTTGATCCCTTCAAAGCAGGTAGATGTTTTCATCAAAACTGTTGAAATATTATTGAGTGAGGGAATAAACTGCCTGGGATTAATTATAGGGAGTGGACCGGAGGATTATGTCAATTATCTTCGCGAGGAGTCTTCAAAAATAAAGGACAAGGTGGTTTTTACCGGGTTTATTTACGATCCGGAAAAATACTTGGCGGCCAGCGATTGTTTCCTGTTTCCCACTATGCACCCGGAAGCCTTGCCCAATGTTATAGTTGAGTGCTTTCTTAATTCTGTCCCGGTCGTGGCATCGCCCATAAAACAGCTGGAGGGGCTTGTCGTGCACAGGGTTAACGGGCTTGTGGCCAAGGAACATGATGCCGCCGAGTATGCCCGCCTGGTGAAGTCAATATTATTAGACCGGCAGCTGAAAAAAACGGTTTCTGAAAGCGGGTACGCGTCTTATCTGAATAAGCTGGAATCCAGCAAGGTAAGTAAAGAATATTATGATATATACAATTCTCTGGTTGGGGGTTGA
- a CDS encoding polysaccharide pyruvyl transferase family protein — protein MKKLLLVYGHGPDNGGDMALNYGAIDVLNDAGEFEIEVVSRFDITHPAFYKTKEMLEGRYDNVRLIPYPVGYDRHRQSSLQRLRSYTQGARLYLPHILYPASQENLISCVDRADLIVFNGGNLLFSRGLKEDIRLLGICYPLFLAKKMGKPYILFPQSMPPTTSYFGQKVLKGLLAGSSHIWLRDFISGENLRGKFPELRLENNLDLAFYINKYDDEKAGSIMDTIQCTTKFVAVILRASTLGDAALLNNNEIQGLIRFINELTGCLLERNLKVVFVVQTKMDEKITVDYISQLNCQQVKLVKEFDPLVLRAIYSKAEFVVSFRLHACILALSAGTKAVALYREMWGPKMPGIYQSLGIPGVCLNYEKSRASDVLSAVDCNHDSLRIIDERINENRKNLLSSLRKILTA, from the coding sequence ATGAAAAAGTTGTTGCTGGTTTACGGCCATGGGCCGGATAACGGGGGAGATATGGCCCTAAACTACGGAGCGATAGATGTTCTAAACGATGCCGGCGAATTTGAGATTGAGGTTGTAAGCCGTTTCGATATTACTCATCCCGCTTTCTACAAAACAAAAGAAATGCTTGAGGGAAGATACGACAATGTTAGATTAATTCCCTATCCGGTTGGCTATGACCGGCACAGGCAGTCTTCGCTTCAGAGGTTGAGGTCTTATACCCAAGGCGCCCGGCTTTATTTGCCTCATATTTTGTACCCGGCAAGCCAGGAAAACTTAATTAGTTGTGTTGACCGTGCCGATTTAATTGTTTTCAACGGCGGGAATCTTTTATTTTCTCGTGGGTTAAAGGAAGATATCAGGCTTTTGGGAATATGTTATCCTCTCTTTTTAGCTAAAAAAATGGGCAAGCCGTATATATTGTTTCCTCAATCCATGCCGCCCACCACCTCTTATTTTGGCCAAAAAGTGCTAAAGGGTCTGCTGGCCGGTTCGTCTCATATATGGCTCAGAGATTTCATCTCCGGGGAAAATCTACGCGGGAAGTTCCCTGAACTGAGATTGGAAAACAATTTGGATTTAGCTTTCTATATCAATAAGTATGATGATGAAAAAGCCGGCTCAATAATGGATACAATACAATGTACAACAAAATTTGTCGCAGTTATATTAAGGGCCAGCACATTAGGAGACGCCGCTCTTTTAAATAATAATGAAATTCAAGGACTCATCAGGTTTATAAATGAGCTGACCGGATGCTTGCTTGAACGCAATCTCAAAGTTGTTTTCGTCGTTCAGACAAAAATGGACGAAAAAATTACTGTTGATTATATAAGCCAATTAAATTGTCAACAAGTTAAGCTGGTTAAGGAATTTGATCCGCTTGTCTTGCGCGCAATTTATAGCAAAGCCGAATTCGTGGTATCTTTTCGGCTGCATGCCTGCATACTGGCCCTGTCGGCTGGCACGAAAGCCGTTGCTTTGTATAGAGAGATGTGGGGACCTAAAATGCCTGGCATTTACCAGTCGCTGGGTATACCCGGCGTATGTTTAAATTACGAAAAGTCCAGGGCTTCGGATGTGCTGTCGGCCGTTGACTGCAATCATGATTCCCTAAGGATTATAGATGAAAGAATTAATGAAAACAGGAAAAATCTATTAAGTTCGTTGAGAAAAATATTAACAGCGTAA
- a CDS encoding CpsD/CapB family tyrosine-protein kinase produces MHREAQPAQNNVLIAHHYPKSLEAEAFKVLRTNLQFIGMDKPIRSIAFTSAGPDEGKSTVLANLAVTLAQTGKRVLVVDADLRLPVQHKIFTRLNAVGLTNVLVENADLEECVRKTNSEDVYLLSAGPIPPNPAELLDSERMNCLVKKLAERFDCVLVDAPPVLAVTDAVLLSRKVDGVILVAVAGRTRIDRAKEAKEHLVRAGARILGVVLNSVERSKDDQYYYYYYGERK; encoded by the coding sequence ATGCACAGGGAAGCGCAACCAGCGCAAAATAATGTTTTAATCGCCCACCATTATCCCAAATCTTTGGAAGCGGAAGCCTTTAAGGTCTTGCGGACCAACCTCCAGTTTATAGGCATGGATAAGCCAATAAGGTCCATCGCTTTCACCAGCGCCGGGCCGGACGAGGGGAAGTCGACCGTGCTTGCCAACCTGGCGGTGACTCTGGCTCAAACAGGCAAAAGGGTCCTAGTGGTAGATGCCGACCTCAGGCTCCCGGTCCAGCACAAGATCTTTACCCGGCTCAATGCTGTCGGTTTAACCAATGTTCTGGTGGAAAACGCTGACCTGGAGGAGTGTGTTAGAAAAACAAACAGCGAAGACGTGTACCTCCTTTCCGCCGGCCCCATTCCTCCCAACCCGGCAGAGCTGCTGGATTCCGAAAGGATGAACTGCCTTGTAAAGAAGCTTGCGGAAAGGTTTGATTGCGTTCTTGTCGACGCGCCGCCGGTTTTGGCGGTTACGGACGCCGTGCTTCTTTCGCGCAAGGTGGACGGTGTTATCCTGGTGGCCGTCGCCGGCAGGACAAGGATAGACCGGGCCAAAGAGGCCAAGGAGCACCTGGTTCGCGCCGGCGCGAGGATCCTGGGAGTTGTCCTCAACAGCGTGGAAAGGTCCAAGGACGACCAGTATTACTATTATTACTACGGAGAGCGCAAGTGA
- a CDS encoding nucleotide sugar dehydrogenase, whose translation MYQGLKNIEISVVGLGYIGIPTATLFANAGFKVYGYDINKEIIESLNRGVIHIVEPDLEELFKKALFSGRLVPTGELVPADIYIICVPTPIDENKRADLSHVKKAVEMILPILKNGNIIILESTVPPGTTKWIERITRDKGFVPNRDIFIAHCPERVLPGKIVYEFENNDRIIGTDSIEAAHLLKAVYSKVVKNGSILITKPVVAELCKLVENTYRDVNIALANELSIICDELQVDVNELIELANRHPRVKILSPGTGVGGHCLAVDPWFIVEKAPGKSRLISTARKVNDSKPYWLARKIIHSIESELKGVKPVIGILGLSYKPDIDDLRESPSLKIARELLGKGFKVCVSEPHVRNKVIEGMVNLPVHELIEVSQYVVISVNHSAFRTGDVLKTIAKKKYFDCVGLMGREKDVSGNYQNDEKRAAGKD comes from the coding sequence ATGTATCAAGGTTTAAAAAACATTGAGATTTCTGTTGTTGGGCTGGGTTATATCGGAATTCCCACTGCAACGTTATTTGCCAATGCCGGGTTTAAAGTTTATGGATATGACATAAACAAAGAGATAATAGAATCATTAAACAGGGGAGTAATACACATTGTAGAACCGGATCTGGAGGAACTCTTTAAAAAAGCCCTGTTTTCAGGCAGGTTGGTGCCGACAGGCGAGCTGGTACCGGCAGACATTTATATTATTTGCGTTCCGACTCCGATTGATGAGAACAAAAGGGCAGATTTATCGCATGTGAAAAAAGCTGTGGAGATGATCCTGCCGATATTGAAAAACGGAAATATTATTATTTTGGAATCCACCGTACCTCCCGGAACTACGAAGTGGATAGAAAGAATAACACGCGATAAGGGGTTTGTACCCAACCGGGACATATTTATTGCTCATTGCCCGGAAAGGGTCTTGCCCGGGAAAATCGTTTATGAATTTGAGAATAATGACCGGATAATCGGTACTGACAGCATAGAAGCAGCCCATTTGTTAAAAGCGGTTTATTCCAAAGTGGTAAAAAACGGCAGCATATTGATAACAAAACCTGTAGTGGCCGAGCTTTGCAAACTGGTCGAGAACACATACAGGGATGTTAATATTGCCCTGGCCAACGAGTTATCGATTATTTGCGATGAACTGCAGGTTGATGTCAACGAGTTAATCGAACTGGCCAACAGACACCCGCGGGTGAAAATATTGTCCCCCGGCACCGGCGTCGGCGGTCATTGCTTGGCTGTCGATCCCTGGTTTATCGTGGAAAAAGCGCCCGGCAAGTCAAGACTTATTAGTACGGCGAGAAAAGTAAATGACAGCAAACCATACTGGCTGGCCAGAAAAATAATCCACTCAATAGAAAGCGAGCTTAAAGGGGTTAAACCTGTAATCGGAATACTTGGTTTAAGCTATAAACCGGACATTGACGATTTACGAGAAAGCCCTTCCTTAAAAATTGCGCGCGAGCTGCTGGGTAAGGGCTTTAAAGTGTGTGTGTCCGAACCGCACGTAAGAAATAAAGTGATTGAAGGGATGGTTAACCTCCCCGTTCACGAATTGATTGAAGTCTCTCAATACGTGGTGATTTCCGTTAACCACAGCGCATTCAGAACGGGTGATGTGCTTAAGACTATTGCCAAGAAAAAATATTTTGACTGCGTAGGTTTGATGGGACGTGAAAAAGATGTTTCCGGAAATTATCAAAACGATGAAAAGAGAGCTGCCGGCAAGGATTAA
- a CDS encoding glycosyltransferase family 4 protein gives MGESKQVKSVTIVIPHYFPETNAAAKRAQALAQTFVQQGFRTCVITQAPNYPQGKIYSGYEKKSAALSWEGGVKVVRVKPWIVSKDKLVLRLLAEMVFIFRAAASYIKMRTDLIYASSPYMFNGLAFLLLARLMRKRIVWEVRDLTWLYVRALKKDRLGLGRILEKAMVFTGKNVDAIITTTEGQAGYFMEKLNTQRIKCIPNGVSSEHFEIIQRAKGQKLGRFTVVYAGLIGLPQGLKTLLQAAHILPDVDFIIAGDGAERNALEKLAGEKKLQNVRFTGYLSFEEVAGYYKSANVLYAQLRNDPVFGRTQPSKIWEYMAAGKAVIYGGEGVAAEAVRKAKAGLVISPEDHEQLAGAIRELQMDERRCLEFGMNGQKYVRENQIREFIMNDLALYVKEVIG, from the coding sequence TTGGGCGAATCAAAGCAAGTGAAATCTGTGACTATCGTTATTCCTCATTATTTTCCCGAAACAAATGCGGCCGCGAAGAGAGCGCAGGCCCTGGCCCAGACATTTGTCCAACAAGGCTTTCGCACCTGCGTCATCACCCAGGCCCCCAATTACCCGCAAGGCAAAATATACAGCGGCTATGAAAAAAAAAGTGCCGCCTTGAGCTGGGAAGGCGGGGTAAAAGTCGTCAGGGTTAAACCCTGGATTGTATCAAAAGACAAACTTGTGCTGCGTTTGCTTGCGGAAATGGTTTTTATTTTCAGGGCGGCTGCCAGTTACATAAAAATGCGGACGGATTTGATTTACGCGTCGTCGCCCTACATGTTTAATGGTTTGGCTTTTTTGTTGCTGGCCCGGTTGATGCGAAAGCGTATTGTTTGGGAAGTCCGGGACCTGACTTGGCTTTATGTCCGGGCACTGAAAAAAGACAGGTTGGGTTTAGGCAGGATTCTGGAAAAGGCGATGGTTTTTACAGGTAAAAATGTTGACGCCATTATAACGACAACCGAGGGGCAGGCCGGTTACTTTATGGAAAAGTTAAACACACAGCGAATAAAATGTATCCCCAATGGAGTTAGCAGCGAACATTTTGAGATAATCCAACGAGCAAAGGGACAAAAACTTGGGAGATTTACCGTAGTGTATGCCGGGTTGATTGGGTTGCCCCAAGGCTTGAAAACTTTGCTTCAGGCAGCACATATTCTGCCGGACGTCGATTTTATAATTGCCGGCGACGGGGCGGAAAGGAATGCTCTGGAAAAACTGGCCGGAGAAAAAAAGTTACAAAACGTAAGGTTTACCGGTTACCTTAGCTTTGAGGAAGTAGCCGGCTACTACAAGTCGGCGAACGTCTTGTATGCCCAGTTGAGAAATGACCCTGTGTTTGGCAGGACGCAGCCCTCCAAAATATGGGAATACATGGCGGCGGGTAAAGCAGTAATTTACGGGGGAGAAGGTGTAGCTGCCGAGGCCGTAAGGAAGGCCAAGGCGGGTTTGGTCATCTCTCCGGAAGACCATGAACAATTAGCCGGTGCTATAAGGGAGCTGCAAATGGACGAGCGCCGCTGTTTAGAGTTCGGGATGAACGGTCAAAAGTACGTCCGGGAGAATCAGATCCGGGAGTTTATTATGAACGACCTTGCTCTATATGTAAAAGAAGTTATCGGTTGA
- a CDS encoding Wzz/FepE/Etk N-terminal domain-containing protein, producing the protein MNAETDSRHVQQEIDVRQVLTVLDRRKWFIVIFTLSALMTAAVLSFFILPPVYEAQTTLLVVQGDEKKAVRTESNDLESMISAISRLPEMTIKTYVEQIKDPVLLSEVIARLDMAKDGYTVESLSNIIRVTAIKDTNLIEVKVRNTDPKLAVAIGSVLTELFLESISRNTQQQLTKSVAFLQEQFAVVKKDLEAERAKLKDLEARPRSIAFLEQERSSTGNDLNKFRSLYLGSQVAYQQIQAGLKELEKRLKEIPPEEQNQNNPLYVSLKEQVAGKNIALTEERAQMEALSSKMKELQAQLDRLQVELTEKKNETELVRRKVEELEKTYALLSEKITQTQITKSINLGETNIQVVSPSTIKVDPVKPNKKLNLALAGVLGLMMSVVFAFVLELLDNKIHTGEDAERHLELPVLGMIPRFRENGKDNNRAGKDTAYAQGSATSAK; encoded by the coding sequence ATGAACGCAGAAACGGACAGCCGGCATGTTCAACAGGAAATAGATGTCCGGCAGGTGTTAACTGTCCTGGACAGGAGGAAATGGTTTATCGTCATTTTTACCCTTTCCGCCTTGATGACGGCGGCCGTACTTTCATTTTTCATACTTCCCCCGGTTTACGAGGCCCAGACCACCCTTCTTGTGGTGCAGGGCGATGAAAAGAAGGCTGTCCGGACAGAGTCCAATGATCTGGAATCCATGATCAGCGCGATTTCCCGCTTGCCGGAAATGACCATCAAGACCTATGTGGAGCAAATAAAGGACCCCGTTCTCCTGAGCGAGGTCATCGCCAGGCTGGATATGGCCAAGGACGGCTACACCGTGGAAAGTTTAAGCAACATCATCAGGGTCACGGCGATTAAGGACACGAATTTAATCGAAGTCAAGGTGCGGAACACCGACCCGAAACTGGCGGTCGCCATCGGCAGCGTTTTAACCGAGCTCTTCCTGGAATCCATCTCCAGGAACACCCAGCAGCAGTTGACCAAGTCCGTCGCTTTCCTCCAGGAACAGTTTGCGGTCGTGAAAAAAGACCTGGAAGCAGAACGGGCAAAGTTGAAGGACCTGGAAGCGAGGCCGCGCAGCATAGCTTTTTTGGAGCAGGAGAGATCCAGCACCGGCAATGATTTGAATAAATTCAGGAGCCTGTACCTGGGCAGCCAGGTTGCTTACCAGCAGATCCAGGCGGGCTTGAAGGAACTGGAAAAGAGGCTGAAGGAGATCCCGCCTGAGGAGCAAAACCAGAATAATCCGCTTTATGTCTCGCTTAAAGAGCAGGTGGCCGGCAAGAACATTGCCTTGACCGAGGAGCGGGCGCAGATGGAGGCCCTCTCCAGCAAGATGAAAGAGCTGCAGGCCCAGCTCGACAGGCTCCAGGTCGAATTAACGGAAAAGAAAAACGAGACTGAACTGGTGCGAAGAAAAGTCGAAGAGCTGGAAAAAACTTACGCGCTGCTGTCCGAAAAGATAACGCAGACGCAGATAACCAAGTCCATTAATCTTGGAGAAACGAACATTCAAGTTGTTTCACCCTCAACAATTAAAGTCGATCCCGTTAAGCCCAACAAAAAGTTGAACCTGGCGCTGGCCGGCGTTCTTGGGCTCATGATGTCCGTGGTTTTCGCCTTTGTCTTGGAGCTGCTCGACAACAAAATCCACACCGGCGAAGACGCGGAGAGGCACCTGGAACTGCCCGTGCTGGGCATGATCCCCAGGTTTAGGGAAAACGGCAAAGACAATAATCGCGCAGGAAAGGATACGGCCTATGCACAGGGAAGCGCAACCAGCGCAAAATAA